From Linepithema humile isolate Giens D197 chromosome 8, Lhum_UNIL_v1.0, whole genome shotgun sequence, one genomic window encodes:
- the LOC137001699 gene encoding uncharacterized protein produces the protein MVANARERYTTDRYLNELKDEQLESNLMSIFGKLRNTDQFWRQPSNNVKCMTLHYGPATWFLTLSPSEWKWSDLGEYLRDMNPDKEKLSINELIAYDPVSTSRFMCIKFKAMIDFIRSVDNPIGEVIHYFWRLKYQTRGIQHMHCLIWIRDAPVLGKLPDEEVVSFIQKYVTCEIPDKNVLPTLYETITSDQNHKHNSYCMRTKKTETNIYRKYRFDFPRLVTTNFVLRDVVTLIVGRKNLRNKSRLYDLPRKKSERFINNYNPAIKLAWEGNMDIQFVGEKSEFLNSYLTKYKTKSEKCNIDFEMIDSNKPLASKLWNFAMRRLNNRECGALEAADTLLGHPLYGTDCDTIIKWIDVNEVRNRKVKTFNEITALDKNSTNIYCSSLIDDHYPNRPKELESLNLYNFTRFWDIVKQMPKSDKVKCYKLVLRLFVKKRKKCSLINHYRFNVKTEPEKYFYSLLLLFKPWRDSSELKGAYKTYTDAFKNSETGLTKAMKYHERLEEIQKAFVDVTELIEKRENDLKIADGEI, from the coding sequence ATGGTTGCTAACGCACGAGAGAGATATACTACTGATAGATACTTGAACGAATTGAAAGACGAACAATTGGAATCGAATTTAATGAGTATTTTTGGAAAACTGAGAAATACGGATCAATTTTGGCGACAACCATCcaataatgtaaaatgcatGACTCTGCATTACGGCCCAGCAACGTGGTTTTTGACTTTGAGTCCTAGTGAATGGAAATGGTCCGATTTGGGTGAATATTTACGAGACATGAATCCCGATAAAGAAAAGTTAAGCATTAACGAACTAATCGCATACGACCCTGTTAGCACGTCTAGATTCatgtgcataaaattcaaagccatgattgattttattcgtTCAGTTGATAACCCAATAGGGGAAGTAATCCACTACTTCTGgcgattaaaatatcaaactagAGGTATCCAGCACATGCATTGCTTGATTTGGATAAGAGATGCTCCTGTGCTAGGAAAATTGCCGGATGAGGAAGTTGTTtcgtttattcaaaaatacgtGACATGCGAAATTCCAGATAAAAACGTTTTGCCAACGTTGTACGAAACGATTACAAGTGATCAGAATCATAAACATAACTCGTATTGCATGCGTACAAAGAAAaccgaaacaaatatttacagaaagtATCGGTTTGATTTTCCGCGATTAGTTACGACAAATTTCGTTTTAAGAGACGTTGTTACTTTAATAGTgggtagaaaaaatttacgcaATAAGAGCAGGTTGTACGATCTTCCTCGCAAGAAGTCAGAGaggtttattaataattataatccgGCTATCAAATTGGCTTGGGAGGGAAATATGGACATACAATTTGTTGGAGAAAAATCAGAGTTTTTAAACtcgtatttaacaaaatacaagACAAAgtcggaaaaatgtaacatagaCTTTGAAATGATAGATTCCAATAAGCCTTTGGCATCGAAATTGTGGAATTTTGCGATGCGTCGTTTGAATAACAGAGAATGCGGTGCTTTAGAAGCTGCGGATACACTATTAGGGCATCCCTTGTATGGTACGGATTGTGATACCATTATCAAATGGATCGACGTCAATGAAGTGAGAAAcagaaaagttaaaacattcaatgaaattacagctctcgataaaaattctacgaaTATCTATTGTTCGTCGCTCATCGATGATCATTATCCAAACAGACCTAAAGAACTAGAATCATtgaatttgtacaattttactAGATTCTGGGACATTGTAAAACAGATGCCAAAAAGTGACAAGGTCAAATGTTACAAACTAGTATTGcgtttatttgtaaagaaacgaaaaaagtGTAGTTTAATAAACCATTACcgatttaatgtaaaaactgAACCCGAAAAGTACTTTTACTCGCTGCTTCTTTTGTTCAAACCATGGAGAGATTCGAGTGAACTCAAAGGTGCGTACAAAACTTATACGGATGCCTTTAAGAATTCAGAGACTGGATTGACGAAGGCAATGAAATATCACGAAAGGCTCGAAGAAATACAG